The genomic region AAGGATAGAGTTAATTGTTACAAGAATGCCAAGAGACTTAAGTTTAATTTCAGTTTTAATTAGCACATTAAGATGTGACTATTAAGCTAGTTTTTTTATACCTATAAATATGTGTAACCAGCCATTTTTGAAGGATGTTTTGACATTTTAATGAAATTCTGCTCATTTGGTGAGAAATACTTTTCTCCGATTTTGTTCAAAGACTTGTTGGCTTATCTACAAAGCTAGTGGCGCCAACCCATTCTTTGCCTTTCTCGAACTTATCACTTTCACAAGTGTGGCATTCGAACtctataccaaggttcctatctttgttgatagtgggtcgaggttttgaCCGAATTTACAGACCATTTCAAAAGCATATAAGTATTGGGTCGACACTAATTAGTGTTGGTTCTTGCTTGCTTCTTGAACTTTTTCTTTCCGTCCTTTTACCATATCCAAAACATAATAAACTTTTACCACTTATTTGATAACCAAATATTTTCCCTTTCCAATTAGCCATTTTATTTTTGATCTTTTAATCTCAGTTGAGCCTATTTCATTGATTTAGTTAGATATCCATCTAATTGAGCCATACTTTCTCATAGACAATCGGGCAACGTAAATACGACTCAACTCATCATTCGAGGTGGATTGTATCTTTGGTGTCAGAGCCGTAAAACGAGAAGTACGGACCTTCAAAGACAAATTCAGATTAGTAAGTGAAGAACCGAAATAAGttcaaaaaaattcgaaaaaaatttgaGTTGAAAATTTGTATTTATTCTTGTATTCCCCGATCTTCAAGCTATGTTTCGAGAGGTGGAGTGACTCTTTGACCAGAAGCTTGATCCTATACAAGAAAGGTTGGATTTAGTTGAAGAAAGAGTACGACGAATAAGGACACCTCAAAATCCCCCTAGAAACCGTGGCTGACAACAATTTAACGAAGATGATCAGTCAGATCCTAGTGAGGCCGAGAGTGACCAAGGGTCCAATGTGAGTGTTCAACGGAGGGAACAACTGAATCGTGGCCAAAGAGATCAGAGACGAGAAGATGATGATCTCAATAATATAAACCTGTCAATACCTCCATTTGAAGGTAAATCCGATCTGGAGGCTACCTAAAGTGGGaaaaaagattgaattagtaTTTGAATGCCACAACTATTCCGAGAGTGAGAAGGTCAAACTAGCTGCAATCGAGTTTTCCGATTACGCGATGATCTGGTGGGATCAATTCACCACTAGTCGAAGGCGCAACGGAGAAAGGCCTATTAATACTTAGGTTGAAATGAAAGCTGCAATGCGACGGTGATTTATTCCTTCGTATTATCATCGGGAGCTTCATTAGAAActtcaaaatcttactcaaggaACTAAGAGCATAGAAAAATATTATAAGGAGATGGAGGTGGCGATGATTCGTGCAGATGTACAAGAAGACCGCAAAGCAACTATGGCTCATTTTCTCGGTGGTGGACATGGTACACATGGCCATCAAAGTGGAAAAACAAATGGAGTGTAAGGGTGCTACCCGAGGCTACTCCACTGCAAATTCTTCAAGATGCGGACAAGGTGTAAGTAAAAGCTTTCCATCAAACCGAGCGAAGGAGTCCACGGTGTTGCCTAAGACAAATAAGCCTTTGGCTGAATCAAGTAAAGGCAAAGCTATCAAGAGTTCATCCAACTGTTCTAGAGATATTAAATGCTTTAAATGTCTCGAAAGAGGACATATTGCAAGTCCGTGCCCAAACGGGAGCACCATGGTGTTGCGTGCTGATGGTGAAATTGAAACAGAGGATGAAGAGGAAGATGAGCCCTAATTGAATTCTGACGAAGAAGAGGATTTGGAACACCCTATCGAAGGTGAGTTTCTTGTAGTCAAATGAAGTTTAAGTCTACAAGGAGTGGAGAACGAGCAACAATGAGGGGATATTTTCCATTCGAGATGCCAAATCCAAGGGAAAGTTTGTAGCATTATCATAGATAGTGGAAGTTGCACAAATGTTGCGAGTACTCTCATGGTGGAAAAATTAGGACTGGCGACCAACAAACATCCAAACCCGTACAAGCTTTAATGGCTCAAGGATGGTGGTGAGCTCAAAGTCATGAAACAAGTCCTAGTTTCTTTCAGCATTGAAAAATAATCCAATGAAGTTCTATGCAATGTGGTGCCAATGCACGCAGACCATTTACTGTTAGGACGATCATGTCAATTCGATTGGAGAGTGGTTCATGATGGCTATACTAATAGATATACCTTTAAGCATTGTGGCAAGAATGTGACACTTACACCATTAACCCTGAAGCAAGTATACGAGGACCAACTCAAACTCAAAACATTTGTGGgacaaatgagagaaaaagaaaagaaaaatgagagagctAGAGGTAAAATTTCAAAAGAGACTGAAGAGGaagcaagaaaagaaaaaaatggggaAGAAAAAGAAAGTGGGAAAATAAGTGTGTTTATGAGAGCGAGTGATGTTCGGAGAGCTTTAACTTTGAGGCAACCTATATTTGTACTTATGTACAAAGAAATTTTGTTAAACACTAACGAGTTACCGTACAATCTACCTTATTATATGTTGTCTCTTTTACAGGAATTTGAGGACGTTTTCCAGGAAGAAG from Gossypium arboreum isolate Shixiya-1 chromosome 1, ASM2569848v2, whole genome shotgun sequence harbors:
- the LOC108481078 gene encoding uncharacterized protein LOC108481078, which translates into the protein MHADHLLLGRSCQFDWRVVHDGYTNRYTFKHCGKNVTLTPLTLKQVYEDQLKLKTFVGQMREKEKKNERARGKISKETEEEARKEKNGEEKESGKISVFMRASDVRRALTLRQPIFEFEDVFQEEVPSGLPPIRGIEHQIDLVPRAALPDRSAY